From Mytilus edulis chromosome 9, xbMytEdul2.2, whole genome shotgun sequence, the proteins below share one genomic window:
- the LOC139489132 gene encoding BTB and MATH domain-containing protein 38-like codes for MAQMFGTTPTSFTFGSAVGVPTVFGEAPAASVDRHADCTDEIDSKKRLSLFSQHDLIIKIDNIKLHVNKEQLMVQSPVFEKMFTSDFKEKDKQEIELEGKDVNSFVDFLRCTLPGIDEKFTDKTVQSVIPLADEYQTSSTLRKADQFLAEKSKAIGYKITSEQLITNILQAELYQLPSFLEESITIACRKSFEKFVKNPKFNDITSETRLKIALKRWSDMDAVFKSTNHLNHISESVDFYKLHGQPVLPSSPIDEPGPTVGRSGFSFGTSSHKQDLSMSLKPFMQTN; via the exons ATGTTTGGAACTACGCCTACGAGTTTTACGTTTGGGTCAGCTGTTGGAGTCCCAACGGTTTTTGGGGAAGCCCCAGCTGCATCTGTGGATAGGCATGCTGATTGTACTGATGAGATTGACAGCAAAAAGCGTTTGTCTCTTTTTTCTCAGCACgatttaataattaaaatcgATAATATAAAACTGCACGTGAACAAAGAACAGCTGATGGTCCAGTCACCAGTATTTGAGAAAATGTTTACGTCAGACtttaaagaaaaagataaacaggaAATAGAATTAGAAGGAAAAGACGTGAACAGTTTTGTTGACTTTCTAAGGTGCACTTTACCAGGAATTGATGAAAAATTCACAG ataaaacAGTTCAATCGGTGATTCCTCTGGCAGATGAATATCAAACGTCCAGCACACTTCGAAAAGCAGATCAGTTCCTTGCAGAAAAGAGCAAAGCCATTGGGTATAAAATCACTTCTGAGCAATTAATAACGAACATTCTACAAGCAGAGCTCTATCAACTGCCATCTTTCCTGGAGGAATCTATAACCATTGCCTGCAGGAAATCgtttgaaaaatttgtaaaaaatccaaaatttaaCGATATTACTTCTGAAACTAGATTGAAAATTGCTTTAAAGCGTTGGAGCGACATGGATGCAGTTTTTAAATCAACAAATCATCTTAACCATATATCGGAAAGTGTTGACTTCTATAAGTTGCATGGACAGCCAGTGTTGCCTTCATCACCGATAGATGAACCAGGGCCTACTGTTGGCCGTAGTGGATTTAGTTTTGGAACTTCGTCACATAAACAGGATTTATCCATGTCACTTAAACCATTCATGCAGACAAATTAA